A part of Kineosporia sp. NBRC 101731 genomic DNA contains:
- a CDS encoding helix-turn-helix domain-containing protein — MVTDGSAAVPLQTLSRGITALEVLAGADTALSIGELAARLGLHRSIVYRIVRTLEGHGLVSRDPAGDLKLGAGLATLARNVSRDLQTAALPELTTLAHDLGMTAFLVVLDHHEAVTLVSVEPRAAFAAVAQRPGTRHSLDQGAPGRAVRRLVTREPGESSYETSHGEVIPGLSCVAVPLEVPGQPPAALAVVYLGGADVDVEAIGDRLAQSAHRTRAGGF, encoded by the coding sequence CTGGTGACGGACGGCAGTGCGGCAGTCCCGCTGCAGACGCTCTCGCGGGGCATCACGGCGCTCGAGGTGCTGGCCGGGGCCGACACCGCACTGTCCATCGGCGAACTGGCCGCCCGGCTCGGGCTGCACCGCTCGATCGTCTACCGGATCGTGCGCACCCTCGAAGGTCACGGCCTGGTGAGTCGCGACCCGGCCGGTGACCTGAAACTCGGCGCCGGGCTGGCCACCCTGGCCCGTAACGTCTCGCGCGACCTGCAGACGGCGGCGCTGCCCGAGCTCACCACCCTGGCCCACGACCTGGGCATGACCGCCTTCCTCGTCGTCCTTGACCATCACGAGGCGGTGACCCTGGTCAGCGTGGAGCCGCGGGCCGCGTTCGCGGCCGTCGCCCAGCGGCCCGGCACGCGTCATTCCCTCGACCAGGGCGCCCCGGGGCGTGCGGTGCGCCGGCTGGTGACGCGGGAACCGGGCGAGTCGTCCTACGAGACCAGCCACGGCGAGGTGATCCCGGGGCTTTCCTGCGTCGCTGTTCCCCTCGAGGTCCCGGGCCAGCCGCCGGCCGCCCTGGCCGTCGTCTACCTGGGGGGCGCCGACGTGGATGTGGAAGCGATCGGCGATCGTCTCGCCCAGTCTGCTCACCGGACTCGCGCCGGGGGCTTCTGA
- a CDS encoding discoidin domain-containing protein encodes MKRTNRLLTAAVSAALLLTAGVATVAATAAEGKSVSASGLSPIGVPGRGASVPFKEIEAEDAATNGTVIGPDRVYGQLPSEASGRRAVTLDAVGEYVDFTLPAAANSMVLRYSLPDNAAGTGRDATVAIESGGQKLTDLAVTSRYGWYYGGYPFSNSPGSNPHHFYDEARTKFSTTLAAGTTVRVRVTSVSASPTFTIDLADFEQVGAAGTAPAGSLNVATAYGADPTGAADATSAIQQAVNDGASQGKTVWIPEGRFKVTGHIVVNNVTVTGAGPWYSVLTGAGVGLYGKYVADGGPSTGVTLKNFAILGEVKERNDNDQVNAIGGAMSNSTVDNVWMQHNKVGAWMDGPMTNFVIKNSRILDQTADGVNFHQGVTSSSVQNTFVRNTGDDGLAMWAETNDNQNNDFTSNTVVAPILANNIAIYGGENISVTKNVVSDTVTNGGGIHVGNRYPGVQGATAVQGTFDIGENTLIRAGNSDYNWNFGVGAVWFNGLNEPINATINVHDTDILDSSYEAIQFIEGSTSGVHFTDVKIDGAGTFALQIQSPGSASFKNVTATGIGAPNPVYSCTGANFTVTDQGGNGNWLTSTPFCGPWPTPVYGGGGSTPTPTTPTPSATPTTPTPTLTTPPPANSNLAAGKSITASSYTDVYPAPNAVDSNASTYWESANNAWPQTLTVDLGATVQVSRLVLKLPPPTAWGTRTQTIAVAGSTNGTSFSSIKAATGYTFNPAGGNTVTVPVTATQTRYLRLTFTANTAWPAGQVSELEVYSS; translated from the coding sequence ATGAAGAGAACGAATCGACTTCTTACGGCCGCAGTTTCAGCCGCGCTCCTGCTCACTGCGGGAGTGGCGACCGTGGCCGCGACGGCCGCGGAGGGAAAGTCGGTGAGCGCCTCGGGGCTCTCGCCGATCGGTGTCCCGGGCCGCGGGGCGAGCGTTCCGTTCAAGGAGATCGAGGCGGAGGACGCGGCGACGAACGGCACGGTCATCGGTCCCGATCGCGTCTACGGTCAGTTGCCCTCGGAGGCCTCGGGCCGCCGGGCGGTCACGCTCGACGCGGTGGGGGAGTACGTCGACTTCACCCTGCCCGCGGCCGCGAACTCGATGGTGTTGCGGTACAGCCTGCCCGACAACGCCGCCGGCACCGGCCGGGACGCCACCGTCGCGATCGAGAGCGGCGGCCAGAAGCTCACCGACCTGGCTGTGACTTCGCGCTACGGCTGGTATTACGGCGGATACCCGTTCAGTAACTCACCGGGCAGCAATCCGCACCACTTCTACGACGAGGCCCGCACGAAGTTCTCCACCACGCTGGCGGCAGGCACCACTGTGCGGGTACGTGTCACCTCGGTCAGCGCGTCACCGACGTTCACCATCGATCTGGCCGACTTCGAGCAGGTGGGCGCGGCGGGCACGGCCCCGGCCGGTTCGCTGAACGTGGCCACGGCCTACGGCGCCGACCCGACCGGTGCCGCCGACGCCACCAGCGCCATCCAGCAGGCGGTGAATGACGGTGCTTCGCAGGGCAAGACGGTGTGGATCCCGGAGGGCCGGTTCAAGGTCACCGGGCACATCGTGGTGAACAACGTGACGGTGACCGGGGCCGGTCCCTGGTACAGCGTGCTGACGGGTGCCGGGGTCGGGTTGTACGGGAAGTACGTCGCCGACGGCGGGCCGAGCACGGGCGTCACGCTGAAGAACTTCGCCATCCTCGGCGAGGTCAAGGAGCGTAACGACAACGACCAGGTGAACGCGATCGGCGGGGCCATGAGCAACTCCACCGTCGACAACGTCTGGATGCAGCACAACAAGGTCGGGGCCTGGATGGACGGCCCGATGACGAACTTCGTGATCAAGAACAGCCGCATCCTCGACCAGACCGCCGACGGCGTGAACTTCCACCAAGGCGTGACCAGCTCGTCCGTGCAGAACACGTTCGTACGCAACACCGGCGACGACGGCCTGGCGATGTGGGCCGAGACGAACGACAACCAGAACAACGACTTCACCAGCAATACGGTCGTGGCGCCGATCCTGGCCAACAACATCGCGATCTACGGCGGTGAGAACATCTCGGTGACGAAGAACGTGGTCTCCGACACCGTCACGAACGGCGGCGGTATCCACGTCGGCAACCGGTACCCGGGCGTGCAGGGTGCCACCGCCGTGCAGGGCACGTTCGACATCGGCGAGAACACCCTGATCCGCGCCGGGAACTCGGACTACAACTGGAACTTCGGGGTCGGGGCGGTCTGGTTCAACGGCTTGAACGAGCCGATCAACGCCACGATCAACGTCCACGACACCGACATCCTCGACTCCTCCTACGAGGCGATCCAGTTCATCGAGGGCAGCACTTCCGGCGTGCACTTCACCGATGTGAAGATCGACGGCGCCGGAACGTTCGCCCTGCAGATCCAGAGTCCGGGGTCGGCGTCGTTCAAGAACGTCACCGCCACCGGGATCGGCGCTCCGAACCCGGTGTACAGCTGCACCGGAGCCAATTTCACCGTCACCGACCAGGGTGGCAACGGGAACTGGCTGACCAGCACGCCGTTCTGCGGCCCGTGGCCCACTCCGGTGTACGGGGGCGGCGGCAGCACCCCGACACCCACCACGCCCACCCCGAGCGCGACGCCGACCACGCCAACCCCGACCCTGACCACACCGCCTCCGGCCAACAGCAACCTGGCGGCCGGGAAGAGCATCACCGCCAGCAGCTACACGGACGTCTACCCGGCCCCGAACGCGGTGGACAGCAATGCGTCCACCTACTGGGAGAGCGCGAACAACGCCTGGCCGCAGACCCTGACCGTCGACCTGGGCGCGACCGTCCAGGTCTCCCGGCTGGTGCTGAAACTGCCCCCGCCCACCGCCTGGGGCACCCGCACCCAGACGATCGCCGTGGCCGGGAGCACCAACGGCACCTCGTTCTCGAGCATCAAGGCCGCCACCGGTTACACGTTCAACCCGGCCGGCGGCAACACCGTGACCGTCCCCGTCACCGCCACCCAGACCCGATACCTGCGGCTGACGTTCACGGCGAACACCGCCTGGCCGGCCGGTCAGGTCTCGGAACTGGAGGTCTACAGCTCCTGA
- a CDS encoding glycoside hydrolase family 3 N-terminal domain-containing protein has protein sequence MPIPTSTTPDGFAFRDLNGNGVLDPYEDTRLSPQERTADLLGRLSLAEKAGLMFQTVIEVGADGELVEAPGKISKSATSDVVIGKHLNHFNVHEIRTARQAASWSNRLQALAETTPHGIPVTISTDPRHAFVENAGVAFSAGPFSQWPEGLGLAALDDLDAVRRFADVARQEYVAVGIRAALHPQVDLATEPRWARQAQTLGHDADRVAQFTAAYLEGFQGTSLGPAGVACTTKHFPGGGPQKDGEDAHFPYGREQVYPGGMFDYHLKPFREAIRRGTAAMMPYYGMPIGLQVNGEAIEEVGFGYNRQIVTGLLREELGYDGVVVTDWELVNDNHVGDQVLPARAWGVESLSPSERMAKIVDAGCDQFGGEECVDLLIDLVNRGVVTESRIDESVRRLLLVKFRLGLFDDPFVDEDAAEQIVGRADFREQGFAAQAASTTVLVNSGRLPLSPGLKVYSENIRLTDDFEAVAAPEQADVALVRLMAPFEPRNDLFLEAWFHQGSLDFPPGLIHRLARIADHCPLVVVVTLDRPAVLTPLVPFVSALVADFGSSDAAVLAALTGKIPPRGKLPIEIPRSMDAVRASREDVPGDTENPLFPLHFGLPLE, from the coding sequence ATGCCTATCCCGACATCCACGACCCCCGACGGCTTCGCGTTCCGTGACCTCAACGGCAACGGCGTTCTCGACCCCTACGAGGACACCCGGCTGAGCCCGCAGGAGCGCACCGCAGACCTCCTGGGCCGGCTCAGCCTGGCCGAGAAGGCCGGTCTCATGTTCCAGACCGTGATCGAGGTCGGAGCGGACGGTGAACTCGTCGAGGCCCCCGGCAAGATCAGCAAGTCGGCCACCTCGGACGTGGTGATCGGCAAGCACCTGAACCACTTCAACGTGCACGAGATCCGCACGGCCCGACAGGCCGCCTCCTGGAGCAACCGGCTCCAGGCACTGGCCGAGACCACGCCGCACGGCATCCCGGTCACCATCAGCACCGACCCGCGCCACGCCTTCGTGGAGAACGCCGGGGTCGCCTTCTCGGCCGGCCCGTTCTCCCAGTGGCCCGAGGGCCTGGGCCTGGCCGCGCTCGACGACCTCGACGCGGTGCGCCGTTTCGCCGACGTCGCCCGCCAGGAGTATGTGGCCGTGGGTATCCGGGCTGCACTGCACCCGCAGGTCGACCTGGCCACCGAGCCCCGCTGGGCACGCCAGGCACAGACCCTCGGGCACGACGCCGACCGGGTGGCCCAGTTCACCGCGGCCTATCTGGAGGGATTTCAGGGCACCTCACTCGGCCCGGCCGGCGTGGCCTGCACCACCAAGCACTTTCCCGGTGGCGGACCGCAGAAGGACGGAGAGGACGCGCATTTCCCGTACGGGCGCGAGCAGGTCTACCCGGGTGGGATGTTCGACTACCACCTGAAACCGTTCCGCGAGGCCATCCGCCGGGGCACGGCCGCGATGATGCCCTACTACGGTATGCCGATCGGCCTGCAGGTGAACGGCGAGGCGATCGAGGAGGTCGGCTTCGGCTACAACCGCCAGATCGTGACCGGCCTGCTGCGCGAGGAACTCGGCTACGACGGCGTCGTGGTCACCGACTGGGAACTGGTCAACGACAACCACGTGGGCGACCAGGTGCTGCCCGCGCGCGCCTGGGGCGTCGAGTCGCTCTCGCCGTCGGAGCGGATGGCCAAAATTGTGGACGCGGGCTGCGACCAGTTCGGTGGGGAGGAATGCGTCGACCTGCTCATCGATCTCGTGAACCGTGGCGTGGTCACCGAATCCCGCATCGATGAATCCGTGCGCCGGCTGCTGCTGGTGAAGTTCCGCCTCGGGCTCTTCGACGACCCGTTCGTGGACGAGGACGCCGCCGAGCAGATCGTCGGTCGGGCCGACTTCCGGGAGCAGGGCTTCGCGGCCCAGGCGGCCTCCACCACGGTGCTCGTCAACTCCGGCCGGCTCCCCCTGTCCCCCGGCCTGAAGGTGTACAGCGAGAACATCCGGCTGACCGACGACTTCGAGGCCGTCGCCGCCCCGGAGCAGGCCGACGTCGCCCTGGTGCGACTGATGGCTCCCTTCGAGCCGCGCAATGACCTGTTCCTCGAAGCCTGGTTCCACCAGGGCTCACTCGACTTCCCCCCGGGCCTGATCCACCGCCTGGCCCGGATCGCCGACCACTGCCCCCTGGTGGTCGTCGTAACCCTCGACCGGCCGGCCGTGCTCACCCCGCTCGTGCCGTTCGTGTCCGCGCTGGTGGCCGACTTCGGCAGCTCCGACGCCGCCGTGCTGGCCGCCCTGACCGGGAAGATCCCCCCGCGCGGAAAGCTCCCGATCGAGATCCCGCGATCCATGGACGCGGTGCGCGCCTCCCGGGAAGACGTACCCGGCGACACCGAGAACCCGCTCTTCCCGCTGCACTTCGGCCTGCCTCTGGAGTAG
- a CDS encoding fumarylacetoacetate hydrolase family protein, with amino-acid sequence MLDAQDIEAIADELVQAGRDRTTVPLLTARHPGMEIADAYAVQALWARRRTEQGHRVVGHKIGLTSAAMQAATGITEPDYGVIFDDQVLENGATVPFSDYSNVRIEVELAFVLAGPLTGPGCTLFDVLDATRYVVPALEILNSHIALEGRTIVDTISDNAALGAVVLGGRPVAVDTVDLRWVAALLYRNQTVEETGVSAGVLDHPATGVAWLANKLHQHGTSLAAGEVVLSGSFTRPLWVERGDTIHADYADLGAITCRFE; translated from the coding sequence TTGCTCGACGCCCAGGACATCGAGGCGATCGCCGACGAACTCGTGCAGGCCGGCCGCGACCGCACCACCGTTCCCCTGCTGACGGCCCGCCATCCCGGGATGGAGATCGCGGACGCCTATGCGGTGCAGGCCCTCTGGGCCCGGCGCCGCACCGAGCAGGGGCATCGCGTGGTCGGTCACAAGATCGGCCTGACGTCGGCGGCCATGCAGGCGGCGACCGGCATCACCGAACCCGACTACGGCGTCATCTTCGACGACCAGGTGCTGGAGAACGGCGCCACCGTCCCGTTCTCGGACTACTCGAACGTGCGCATCGAGGTGGAGCTGGCCTTCGTGCTCGCCGGACCCCTGACCGGACCGGGTTGCACGCTGTTCGACGTGCTCGACGCGACCCGCTACGTGGTGCCCGCCCTGGAGATCCTGAACTCGCACATCGCCCTCGAGGGCCGCACGATCGTCGACACGATAAGCGACAACGCCGCCCTGGGAGCCGTCGTGCTGGGTGGCCGGCCCGTCGCCGTCGACACCGTCGACCTGCGCTGGGTCGCCGCCCTGCTGTACCGCAACCAGACCGTCGAGGAGACCGGTGTCTCCGCGGGCGTCCTCGATCATCCGGCGACCGGGGTGGCGTGGCTCGCCAACAAGCTCCACCAGCACGGAACTTCCCTCGCAGCAGGCGAGGTCGTGCTGTCGGGATCGTTCACCCGACCTCTGTGGGTCGAGCGGGGCGACACGATCCACGCCGACTACGCCGACCTGGGGGCGATCACGTGCCGCTTCGAGTAG
- a CDS encoding MarR family transcriptional regulator encodes MALLPRLAQVSGVLNRGRLIERAMAASGITVDRPAMGVLLTLHMAGEPLRVGEVAHRMQVVGPHITRQLNELERRDLARRVPDPDDQRARLIELTPEGSAATTRYMETILGWLAGSLDDWTPEDRATFGRLLERFVNDFTARIDALGT; translated from the coding sequence ATGGCCCTACTGCCGCGATTGGCGCAGGTCAGTGGCGTGCTGAATCGCGGTCGGCTGATCGAGCGGGCCATGGCCGCGTCGGGCATCACGGTTGACCGCCCCGCGATGGGCGTACTACTCACGCTGCACATGGCCGGTGAACCGCTGCGCGTGGGGGAGGTTGCCCACCGCATGCAGGTCGTCGGCCCCCATATCACCCGGCAGCTGAACGAGCTGGAACGGCGCGACCTGGCCCGGCGCGTACCCGACCCGGACGACCAGCGCGCCCGCCTGATCGAGCTCACCCCCGAGGGCTCGGCCGCCACCACCCGCTACATGGAGACGATCCTGGGCTGGCTGGCCGGCTCCCTCGACGACTGGACGCCCGAGGACCGCGCCACCTTCGGCCGCCTGCTCGAGCGCTTCGTCAACGACTTCACCGCCCGGATCGACGCCCTCGGCACGTGA
- a CDS encoding carbohydrate ABC transporter permease: MSFRFKGRTVTYIVLTVGLLAWLLPFAWMALGSVKNQGEILRRPPTWWPQKPTGENYSQWFGHLHFSTFFTNSLIVAVLTVVGNLVFCSMVGYALAKMEFPGKKLLFGTVMVTLMVPGVVTFVPLFVMVSKMGLLNSYAALVLPFLTAPIGVFLMRQFMLGIPEALLEAARIDGVGELRIFARIVMPLCGPPLATLGILTFLSSWNNFLWPLVAAQSEDRYTLPVALSLYSTGQNATNYGLLLAGSVLIIVPILLLFVALQRYFIQGVATTGLK, translated from the coding sequence ATGTCTTTCCGTTTCAAGGGCCGCACGGTCACCTACATCGTGCTGACCGTGGGTCTGCTGGCCTGGCTGCTGCCCTTCGCCTGGATGGCGCTGGGCTCGGTCAAGAACCAGGGCGAAATCCTGCGCCGGCCGCCCACCTGGTGGCCGCAGAAGCCCACCGGCGAGAACTACAGCCAGTGGTTCGGGCACCTGCACTTCAGCACCTTCTTCACGAACAGCCTGATCGTGGCCGTACTCACCGTGGTGGGCAACCTGGTGTTCTGCTCGATGGTCGGTTACGCCCTGGCCAAGATGGAGTTCCCGGGCAAGAAGCTGCTCTTCGGTACCGTCATGGTCACGCTGATGGTGCCCGGTGTGGTCACTTTCGTGCCGCTGTTCGTCATGGTCTCCAAGATGGGCCTGCTGAACTCCTACGCCGCTCTGGTGCTGCCGTTCCTGACCGCACCGATCGGGGTGTTCCTGATGCGGCAGTTCATGCTCGGCATCCCCGAGGCCCTGCTCGAGGCCGCCCGCATCGACGGCGTCGGGGAACTGCGCATCTTCGCCCGGATCGTGATGCCGCTGTGCGGGCCGCCCCTGGCCACGCTGGGCATCCTGACATTCCTCTCGTCGTGGAACAACTTCCTCTGGCCCCTCGTAGCGGCCCAGAGCGAGGACCGGTACACCCTGCCGGTCGCCCTGTCGCTGTACTCCACCGGCCAGAACGCCACGAACTACGGCCTGCTGCTGGCCGGTTCGGTGCTGATCATCGTGCCGATCCTGCTGCTGTTCGTCGCCCTGCAGCGCTACTTCATCCAGGGCGTCGCGACCACAGGCCTGAAGTAA
- a CDS encoding FAD-dependent monooxygenase: MSTRPNRRVLVSGASIAGPALAYWLHRYGFEVTVVEKAAAVRAGGYPIDIRGTAVEVVRRMGVLPALQDAHVDTRRITFLHQDGSPITALSPTATSGGGTAGDLEVRRGDLTEVLYGTVRDHVEFRFNDSIDTLEQHPDHVDVTFRSGDQRTFDLVVGADGLHSFTRGLAFGPEEQFHHYLGHCFAGFTLPNDLSLSHEAVLWNAPGRTAALYAIGAQETVHGFLSFYRPDPPFEAFRDPQAQRDLVASLFPHQDWQVPAMVAAMRQADDLFFDVVSQIRMPHWSSGRVALVGDAAYAPSFLTGQGTSLSLVGAYLLAGELATNPDPLTALKAYEQNTRGYVDANQALVTAGGSTMHPRTEQTLARRNQMLTSLTELPDDGPNPAHSAIVLPDFDLG, encoded by the coding sequence ATGAGCACCAGGCCGAATCGCAGGGTACTGGTTTCCGGGGCGAGCATCGCGGGACCGGCCCTGGCCTACTGGCTGCACCGATACGGCTTCGAGGTGACGGTGGTCGAGAAGGCTGCAGCCGTACGGGCCGGCGGCTACCCGATCGACATCCGCGGCACGGCGGTCGAGGTCGTGCGGCGGATGGGCGTACTCCCCGCTCTCCAGGACGCCCACGTCGACACCCGCCGGATCACCTTCCTGCACCAGGACGGCAGCCCCATCACGGCCCTGAGCCCGACCGCCACGAGTGGCGGCGGCACGGCCGGTGACCTCGAGGTACGGCGCGGCGACCTGACCGAGGTGCTCTACGGCACCGTGCGCGACCACGTCGAGTTCCGGTTCAACGACAGCATCGACACCCTGGAGCAGCACCCCGACCACGTGGACGTGACGTTCCGGAGCGGGGACCAGCGCACGTTCGACCTGGTCGTCGGGGCCGACGGCCTGCACTCCTTCACCCGCGGGCTGGCCTTCGGCCCGGAGGAGCAGTTCCACCACTACCTGGGCCACTGCTTCGCCGGTTTCACCCTGCCGAACGACCTGAGCCTGTCTCACGAGGCCGTGCTGTGGAACGCCCCGGGCCGCACCGCCGCCCTCTACGCCATCGGCGCCCAGGAGACGGTGCACGGTTTCCTCTCCTTCTACCGGCCCGATCCCCCGTTCGAGGCCTTCCGCGATCCGCAGGCGCAGCGCGACCTCGTCGCCTCGCTGTTCCCGCACCAGGACTGGCAGGTGCCGGCGATGGTCGCCGCCATGCGCCAGGCCGACGACCTGTTCTTCGACGTCGTCAGCCAGATCCGGATGCCTCACTGGTCGTCCGGACGCGTGGCCCTGGTCGGCGACGCCGCCTACGCCCCGTCGTTCCTCACCGGGCAGGGCACGAGCCTGTCCCTGGTCGGCGCCTACCTGCTCGCCGGCGAACTGGCCACGAACCCTGACCCTCTCACGGCCCTGAAGGCCTACGAGCAGAACACCCGGGGCTACGTCGACGCCAACCAGGCCCTGGTCACGGCCGGCGGTTCGACCATGCATCCCCGCACCGAGCAGACCCTGGCCCGCCGCAACCAGATGCTCACGAGCCTGACCGAACTCCCCGACGACGGCCCCAACCCGGCCCATTCAGCCATCGTGCTACCAGATTTCGACCTCGGCTGA
- a CDS encoding FAD-dependent monooxygenase yields the protein MQFHDRGYVSGDPRVQPAAEPARPVELPEEVDALIVGAGPAGMAAFAQLSQFPQVSTRLIERRPGRLEIGQADGLQARSIESFQAFGFAQRLIEEAYRIYSMAFWRPGPQDPAHIVRTGLVPDDPSGISEFPHLILNQARVLDYFAEFAANSPGRAAPDYGVEFLGLEVTDAADYPVCVDVLHRTGPRRGERRRIRAKYVLGCDGARSQVRAAIGRRLVGQDALHAWGVMDVLAETDFPDFRTKCAIQSHDGGNILLIPREGGYLTRFYVDLGEVPENGDHDVRSTSLETIVARAGRILHPYSLDVRDVPWWSVYEVGHRLTDRFDDVYESGREPRVFIAGDACHTHSAKAGQGMNVSIQDGWNIAWKLGHVLDRRARESLLATYSAERQVVAQDLITFDREWSALMATPAQHLPGPTYLEDFYVRTFEFPAGFMTRYEPSMLIAQPVYQALAPGFPIGKRFRSAWVHRVSDTTPVHLGHHARADGRWRIYVFAGSHGEVGSPEPLRHGASFDLKVIYQQPFGEVDLTRVPAMFRPRGGPFGLTDWEKVHATGPEHDIFAEREISRDGAVVVVRPDQYVAHVLPLTAHDELRRFFAGIFL from the coding sequence GTGCAGTTCCATGACCGTGGCTATGTGTCGGGTGACCCCCGCGTGCAGCCCGCCGCGGAACCGGCCCGGCCCGTCGAACTGCCCGAGGAGGTCGACGCGCTGATCGTGGGAGCCGGGCCGGCCGGGATGGCGGCCTTCGCCCAGCTCTCCCAGTTCCCCCAGGTGAGCACGCGTCTCATCGAACGCCGGCCGGGTCGACTGGAGATCGGGCAGGCCGACGGGTTACAGGCTCGCAGCATCGAGTCGTTCCAGGCGTTCGGCTTCGCACAACGCCTGATCGAAGAGGCGTACCGCATCTACTCGATGGCCTTCTGGCGCCCCGGCCCGCAGGATCCGGCCCACATCGTCCGCACCGGTCTGGTGCCCGACGACCCCTCGGGCATCAGCGAGTTCCCGCACCTGATCCTGAATCAGGCCAGGGTTCTCGACTACTTCGCCGAGTTCGCCGCGAACTCCCCCGGCCGGGCCGCACCCGACTACGGCGTGGAGTTCCTCGGGCTCGAGGTGACCGACGCCGCCGATTACCCGGTGTGCGTGGACGTTCTCCACCGGACCGGTCCGCGGCGGGGTGAGCGGCGCCGCATCCGGGCCAAGTACGTCCTCGGCTGCGACGGCGCCCGCAGCCAGGTGCGTGCGGCGATCGGGCGCCGGCTGGTAGGCCAGGACGCCCTGCACGCGTGGGGCGTCATGGATGTGCTGGCCGAGACCGACTTCCCCGACTTCCGCACCAAGTGCGCGATCCAGTCGCACGACGGCGGCAACATCCTGCTGATCCCCCGCGAGGGCGGTTACCTCACCCGGTTCTACGTCGACCTCGGTGAGGTGCCCGAGAACGGCGACCACGACGTCCGTTCGACCTCGCTGGAGACCATCGTCGCCCGGGCCGGCCGGATCCTGCACCCGTACTCCCTCGACGTGCGCGACGTGCCCTGGTGGAGCGTGTACGAGGTCGGGCACCGGCTCACCGACCGGTTCGACGACGTGTACGAAAGTGGAAGGGAACCGCGGGTCTTCATCGCCGGGGACGCCTGTCACACGCACAGCGCCAAGGCCGGCCAGGGCATGAACGTCTCGATCCAGGACGGCTGGAACATCGCCTGGAAGCTCGGGCACGTGCTGGATCGCCGGGCCCGGGAGAGCCTGCTGGCGACCTATTCGGCCGAGCGTCAGGTAGTGGCGCAAGACCTCATCACCTTCGACCGGGAGTGGTCGGCGCTCATGGCCACCCCGGCGCAGCACCTTCCCGGTCCCACGTACCTGGAGGACTTCTACGTGCGGACCTTCGAGTTCCCGGCCGGTTTCATGACCCGGTACGAACCGTCGATGCTGATCGCACAGCCGGTGTACCAAGCCCTGGCACCCGGCTTCCCGATCGGCAAGCGCTTCCGATCGGCGTGGGTGCACCGGGTCAGCGACACCACCCCGGTCCATCTCGGGCACCACGCGCGGGCCGACGGACGATGGCGCATCTACGTCTTCGCCGGTTCGCACGGCGAGGTGGGCTCGCCGGAACCCCTCCGCCACGGGGCCTCCTTCGACCTCAAAGTCATTTACCAGCAGCCCTTCGGCGAGGTCGACCTGACCCGCGTGCCCGCGATGTTCCGGCCGCGGGGCGGACCGTTCGGACTGACGGACTGGGAGAAGGTCCACGCCACCGGCCCCGAGCACGACATCTTCGCCGAGCGGGAGATCAGTCGCGACGGTGCGGTGGTCGTGGTGCGCCCCGACCAGTACGTGGCGCACGTACTGCCCCTGACCGCCCATGACGAACTGCGCCGCTTCTTCGCCGGTATCTTCCTCTGA
- a CDS encoding sugar ABC transporter permease: MTSPRTPTVVNSTVGSRLRRKQAYIAWGFCLPFVLVFGIFMLVPLLGSFGMSFTDFTARDIRSPFAVNFVGIDQYTALFSDPRFRQAMLVTGLFVVVGIPLTMTVALGLALALNSGSGRVVSLFRVGFYAPVVTSIVAVSVVWRYILQPEGLANQALSLIGIQGPDWLNDSTWALPSLILMAVWRNVGTLMIIFLAGLQAVPHDVHEAAMMDGAGGFRRLISVTLPLLRPTLLLGAVLISVGYLQFFEEAFVMTKGGPLDATLSVAYYTYQQFGFGEYGLASAASYVLFLVIALVSLVQFRLLRSQD, translated from the coding sequence GTGACCTCTCCCCGGACGCCCACCGTCGTCAACTCGACGGTGGGCTCCCGCCTCCGCCGCAAGCAGGCCTACATCGCCTGGGGTTTCTGCCTGCCCTTCGTGCTGGTGTTCGGCATCTTCATGCTCGTCCCGTTACTCGGGTCGTTCGGCATGTCGTTCACCGACTTCACCGCCCGGGACATCCGCTCGCCGTTCGCCGTGAATTTCGTCGGGATCGACCAGTACACGGCCCTGTTCAGCGATCCGCGGTTCCGTCAGGCGATGCTCGTGACCGGCCTGTTCGTGGTGGTCGGCATCCCGCTGACCATGACGGTGGCGCTCGGTCTCGCCCTGGCACTGAACTCCGGCTCCGGGCGCGTCGTCTCGCTGTTCCGGGTCGGTTTCTACGCCCCGGTGGTGACGAGCATCGTGGCCGTCTCGGTGGTCTGGCGGTACATTCTGCAGCCGGAAGGCCTGGCCAACCAGGCGCTCTCGCTGATCGGTATCCAGGGTCCGGACTGGCTCAACGACTCCACCTGGGCCCTGCCGTCGCTGATCCTGATGGCGGTCTGGCGTAACGTCGGCACGCTGATGATCATTTTCCTGGCCGGTCTCCAGGCGGTGCCGCACGACGTGCACGAGGCCGCGATGATGGACGGCGCCGGAGGTTTCCGCCGGCTGATCTCCGTCACGCTGCCCCTGCTGCGCCCGACGCTGCTGCTCGGTGCCGTGCTGATCTCCGTGGGCTACCTCCAGTTCTTCGAGGAGGCCTTCGTCATGACCAAGGGCGGGCCGCTCGACGCCACCCTGTCGGTCGCCTATTACACCTACCAGCAGTTCGGTTTCGGTGAGTACGGACTCGCCTCGGCCGCCAGCTACGTGCTGTTCCTGGTCATCGCGCTGGTCAGCCTGGTGCAGTTCCGGCTGCTGCGGTCACAGGACTGA